A genomic window from Pseudomonadales bacterium includes:
- a CDS encoding SDR family oxidoreductase gives MRDLKGKTAWVTGAGTGIGEAGAIELARAGMNVVLSGRRVEVLNAVAERIGPLASVEALDVADREAVLAAASRILERFGQIDVLVNSAGLNVKQRNWQNITLDDWDKVIRVDLDGAFYCSKAVLPKMIERKDGLIINVSSWAGRFVSIVTGPAYTAAKHAMNAMTESLNMEAGVHGVRACALCPGEVATPILDNRPIPVSAEDKAQMVQSEDCGGIIHFLAALPSHVCINELTVSPTWNRGYVAQAKGAGII, from the coding sequence ATGCGTGATCTGAAAGGAAAGACCGCCTGGGTGACAGGTGCCGGGACGGGTATCGGAGAAGCCGGGGCCATCGAACTCGCGCGTGCGGGAATGAACGTCGTGCTGTCAGGCCGGCGTGTTGAAGTCCTCAACGCTGTCGCCGAGCGCATCGGTCCTCTGGCAAGTGTTGAAGCGCTGGATGTCGCGGACCGGGAAGCCGTACTGGCCGCAGCCAGTCGCATCCTCGAGCGATTCGGCCAGATCGATGTGCTGGTCAACAGCGCGGGACTCAATGTGAAGCAGCGGAACTGGCAAAACATCACCCTGGATGACTGGGATAAAGTGATCCGGGTCGATCTGGATGGCGCCTTCTACTGCTCCAAGGCAGTGCTCCCGAAGATGATTGAACGCAAAGACGGACTCATCATCAACGTCTCATCCTGGGCGGGCCGTTTCGTGAGCATCGTCACCGGTCCCGCCTACACCGCGGCCAAGCATGCCATGAATGCCATGACCGAGAGTCTCAATATGGAAGCCGGTGTCCACGGTGTACGTGCCTGCGCGCTCTGCCCCGGTGAAGTGGCCACACCCATCCTCGACAACCGGCCGATTCCGGTTTCCGCTGAGGATAAGGCGCAGATGGTGCAGTCCGAAGACTGCGGCGGGATCATTCACTTCCTCGCCGCGCTGCCCTCACATGTCTGTATCAATGAACTCACTGTGAGTCCGACCTGGAACAGAGGGTATGTCGCACAGGCAAAGGGTGCAGGAATCATCTAG
- a CDS encoding ATP-binding protein, whose product MSELSIYLRFATVAILAVLLPLAVVLLAIEWVELPAVLADARHYGIRTLLGFGVSAGCILVWMLLRLRQLLRSLKESLPVGEQARRLRRLWIDGALSIAFYAFAGPVSLTWDVGMFSAQTPPEVWIILSLLPPILFVYMSVPLFLYTQNLLGREIGAQLSGYAGVPVWLHSFLVGVGITFLSTTSFVLYEFAILGSIHLAMAFVSVVLLIFAAVVSLLAYRGQQQAIAPLSHFLNPAAAGAHGPTLAELQPRSLDVIGRAIGRLRELFEENERLAREERVQAHRNRLFAATATDYFFSLDKDLRFDFVSDRLEAISGYPVASFIGVSGFSLDVGADPEREEELHARLRAHAPFRKYQFSIQDAAGRTRYLEVSGTPNFDDTGVFQGYLGAGSDVTEVVEAEISLRDRDKVLAQAQKMEAVGQLTGGIAHDFNNLLTAVIGNLELLQLRVGGDLEAQRHAGAALRAAIRGAALTQRLLAFSRRQALAPEAVDVRALIEGMMELMVRTLGAQIEIRISGEEKLWAAHVDPHQLESALLNLAINARDAMPRGGALEFRLSNVVGGRSSGEDCVVIEVCDEGVGIDADALPHVFEPFFTTKKQGEGSGLGLSVVYGFVQQSGGEVSIFSRSNEGTRVELRLPRSGESSSSRTGVGATNDERTTGAHIMVIEDDPAVRMVMIDALSSGGHRVTVVDTADAAVGHEAVDDLDLVISDIILPGQRTGLDAAAELIERKPGLKVLLMTGYADEVLRRQGRDIGEIPLLHKPFTLAELHSRVAGLLRG is encoded by the coding sequence ATGTCGGAGCTTTCGATCTACCTGCGTTTCGCGACTGTCGCGATTCTGGCTGTTCTCCTGCCTCTGGCGGTCGTGCTGCTTGCGATTGAATGGGTCGAATTACCCGCGGTCCTTGCCGACGCGCGCCACTACGGTATTCGGACCCTGCTGGGTTTCGGAGTGTCGGCCGGGTGCATCCTGGTCTGGATGCTCCTGCGGTTACGTCAGCTGCTCCGTTCCCTGAAGGAGTCGCTGCCGGTCGGGGAGCAGGCGAGGCGCCTGCGTCGATTATGGATCGACGGGGCTCTGTCGATCGCGTTCTATGCCTTCGCTGGCCCTGTCAGTCTCACCTGGGATGTCGGTATGTTTTCGGCGCAGACCCCCCCGGAAGTCTGGATCATCCTGAGTCTGTTGCCGCCGATACTGTTTGTCTACATGTCGGTGCCGCTGTTTCTGTACACCCAGAATCTGCTGGGGAGGGAGATCGGTGCCCAGCTCTCGGGGTATGCGGGTGTTCCGGTGTGGCTGCACAGTTTTCTCGTCGGGGTGGGGATTACCTTTCTCTCCACCACCTCATTCGTGCTTTACGAGTTTGCCATCCTGGGATCCATACACCTGGCGATGGCCTTCGTCTCAGTGGTGCTGCTCATCTTCGCAGCGGTGGTCAGCCTGCTCGCCTATCGGGGACAGCAGCAGGCCATTGCGCCTCTGAGCCATTTTCTCAACCCTGCGGCAGCAGGCGCGCACGGCCCGACGCTGGCGGAGCTGCAGCCACGCTCCCTGGATGTGATCGGCCGCGCCATTGGACGTCTGCGCGAGCTGTTCGAAGAAAACGAGCGGCTGGCCCGGGAGGAGCGCGTGCAGGCTCACCGCAATCGACTTTTCGCGGCCACGGCCACAGACTACTTCTTCAGCCTTGATAAGGATTTGAGATTCGATTTCGTTTCCGATCGTCTCGAAGCCATCTCGGGATATCCGGTCGCGTCTTTCATTGGCGTATCCGGGTTCTCACTCGATGTAGGTGCTGATCCGGAGCGCGAGGAAGAGCTGCATGCGCGGCTGCGCGCACATGCGCCATTCCGAAAATATCAGTTCTCCATTCAGGATGCAGCCGGCAGGACTCGGTATCTGGAAGTCAGCGGAACACCGAATTTCGACGATACAGGTGTCTTTCAGGGATATCTCGGCGCAGGCAGCGACGTCACAGAGGTCGTTGAGGCGGAGATCTCCCTGCGGGATCGGGACAAGGTGCTGGCACAGGCACAGAAAATGGAAGCGGTGGGGCAGCTCACCGGGGGTATAGCCCACGACTTCAACAACCTGCTGACCGCGGTGATCGGCAACCTCGAATTGCTGCAGTTACGTGTTGGCGGTGACCTGGAGGCTCAGCGTCATGCAGGTGCTGCACTGCGTGCCGCCATTCGTGGCGCCGCTCTCACACAAAGACTGCTGGCGTTTTCCCGCCGGCAGGCACTGGCTCCGGAGGCGGTGGATGTCCGGGCGCTCATCGAAGGCATGATGGAGCTGATGGTGCGCACGCTGGGCGCACAGATCGAGATTCGGATCAGCGGTGAGGAGAAACTCTGGGCAGCACACGTGGACCCGCATCAGCTTGAGTCCGCGCTCCTGAACCTGGCCATCAATGCCAGGGACGCCATGCCCAGAGGTGGCGCACTGGAGTTCAGGCTTTCCAATGTCGTGGGTGGCAGATCTTCCGGTGAAGACTGCGTGGTGATCGAGGTGTGTGATGAGGGGGTGGGAATCGATGCAGATGCGTTGCCCCATGTGTTCGAACCCTTTTTCACGACAAAGAAGCAGGGCGAAGGCTCGGGGCTCGGCTTGAGTGTGGTATACGGGTTTGTGCAGCAGTCCGGGGGCGAAGTAAGCATTTTCTCCCGGTCCAACGAAGGCACCCGGGTAGAACTGCGATTGCCGCGCTCCGGGGAGAGCTCTTCGAGCCGAACTGGTGTGGGCGCGACGAATGACGAGCGGACCACCGGAGCCCACATCATGGTCATCGAGGATGACCCCGCGGTGCGTATGGTGATGATCGATGCACTCAGCTCGGGTGGTCATCGGGTTACCGTGGTCGACACGGCGGATGCAGCGGTGGGTCACGAGGCCGTCGACGACTTGGATCTGGTGATTTCCGACATCATCCTGCCGGGACAGCGCACCGGGCTGGATGCTGCCGCGGAGCTGATTGAGCGAAAACCGGGGCTAAAGGTCCTGTTGATGACAGGATACGCAGACGAAGTCTTGCGCAGGCAGGGACGGGACATCGGCGAAATTCCTCTGCTGCACAAGCCCTTTACACTGGCCGAACTCCACAGCAGGGTTGCCGGTTTGCTCAGAGGCTGA
- the pheT gene encoding phenylalanine--tRNA ligase subunit beta, translating to MQYNEAWLQQWVNPDVDPDRLLEALTMAGLEVESVTPVAPDFSGVVVATVAGISPHPNADKLSVCEVNDGTGSYQVVCGAPNVRAGMTVAFAKIGAVLPEGFRIRKAKLRDVESHGMLCSAAELGLGDDHDGILDLPGHFEAGADLRVVLELDDRMIELNLTPNRGDCLSICGLAREVGVLFNVPVHPPAIGAIQPTHEEMRSVSCADAQGCPRYLGRIIRGIDLRRPSPLWLVERLRRAGLRSIDPVVDVTNYVMLELGQPMHAFDLNQLRGDINVRRARPGERLTLLDGREVTLDGETLLITDAAGPVAIAGVMGGDRSGVQEDTADVFLECAFFHPLAVSGTARRYGLHTDASHRYERGVDHDLQHQAMERATGLLLETVGGAAGPVTEAVYPEQLPPSVDVSLRESRLHELLGVQVAAGEVDAALSRLGFELKARSTDATGVTWTIRSPSHRFDIGREVDLVEEVCRIYGYNRIPSRRPRTALELRRVPRDRSEIARLKEQFAALGYQEAITYSFVDPRLQDLLAPGDEPLKLANPMSADQSVMRTTLLPGLIAALCANVARQADRVRLFEIGQCFLPGTGLEQPLRIGALIWGRREAENWTNPRDPVDFYDLKGDVEHLLSWAGLRGVSYEPLQDPVLHPGQAAVVRIEGESVGRIGRLHPEVEKTLDTGGEIFVLEFEADALLRRGARAHQGLSRFPSVRRDLALVVSRETPGAEILRVIEQSLGEILVDLRLFDLYQGKGIDSTEKSVGVGLTLQKPSATLTDAEIGALMDTTIEALTRQLGARLR from the coding sequence ATGCAATACAACGAAGCCTGGCTGCAGCAGTGGGTGAACCCGGACGTCGATCCGGATCGGCTCCTGGAAGCGCTTACCATGGCAGGTCTGGAAGTGGAGTCTGTGACGCCTGTGGCCCCGGACTTCTCGGGTGTGGTCGTCGCCACAGTGGCTGGCATCTCCCCCCATCCGAATGCGGACAAGCTGTCCGTGTGTGAAGTGAACGATGGCACCGGCAGCTATCAGGTAGTCTGCGGGGCGCCGAACGTTCGTGCCGGAATGACCGTCGCCTTCGCGAAGATCGGTGCGGTGCTGCCGGAAGGATTCAGGATCCGTAAGGCGAAACTGCGCGATGTGGAGTCTCACGGCATGCTCTGCAGTGCGGCTGAGCTGGGGCTCGGAGACGATCACGACGGCATTCTCGATCTTCCAGGCCATTTCGAAGCCGGCGCCGATCTCCGGGTGGTGCTGGAGCTGGACGATCGGATGATCGAACTCAATCTCACCCCCAATCGCGGCGACTGCCTGAGTATCTGTGGACTCGCCCGGGAAGTGGGTGTGCTGTTCAATGTGCCTGTGCATCCACCCGCCATCGGCGCGATCCAGCCGACTCATGAAGAGATGCGTTCGGTATCCTGTGCAGATGCGCAGGGATGTCCCCGCTATCTCGGTCGCATCATCCGCGGTATCGATCTCCGTCGACCGAGTCCTCTGTGGCTGGTCGAAAGACTGCGCCGTGCCGGGCTGCGCAGCATCGATCCTGTTGTGGATGTGACCAACTACGTGATGCTGGAGCTGGGTCAGCCCATGCACGCCTTCGATCTCAACCAGTTGCGCGGTGATATCAATGTCCGCAGAGCGCGGCCCGGGGAACGTCTGACACTGCTCGATGGCCGGGAGGTCACCCTGGATGGGGAGACCCTGCTGATCACCGACGCTGCAGGACCGGTGGCGATTGCCGGGGTCATGGGGGGAGATCGCAGTGGCGTGCAGGAAGATACGGCAGACGTGTTCCTGGAGTGCGCCTTCTTTCACCCCCTGGCGGTTTCGGGCACAGCGCGGCGCTATGGCCTGCATACCGATGCCTCCCACCGGTACGAACGGGGAGTGGACCACGACCTTCAGCATCAGGCGATGGAGCGGGCAACCGGGCTGCTGCTGGAAACTGTTGGCGGCGCGGCGGGTCCGGTGACAGAGGCCGTTTATCCGGAGCAACTGCCGCCTTCAGTCGATGTAAGTCTGCGTGAAAGTCGCCTGCATGAACTGCTGGGTGTTCAGGTTGCAGCCGGCGAGGTGGATGCCGCACTTTCCCGGCTCGGTTTCGAACTCAAGGCGCGCAGCACAGACGCCACCGGAGTGACCTGGACCATCCGTTCACCGAGCCACAGATTCGACATCGGCCGGGAAGTGGACCTGGTGGAGGAAGTGTGCCGGATCTACGGCTACAACCGGATCCCCAGCCGCCGTCCCCGGACCGCGCTGGAGCTGCGCCGGGTACCCCGGGATCGCTCGGAAATCGCCAGACTGAAGGAGCAGTTCGCAGCACTCGGCTATCAGGAAGCCATCACCTACAGCTTCGTGGATCCCCGCTTGCAGGATCTGCTGGCTCCCGGGGATGAGCCGCTCAAACTCGCGAATCCCATGTCGGCAGACCAGTCGGTCATGCGTACCACCCTGCTGCCGGGGCTCATCGCTGCACTGTGCGCGAACGTGGCGCGACAGGCGGACCGGGTGCGGCTGTTCGAGATCGGACAGTGCTTTCTGCCCGGTACCGGTCTCGAGCAGCCGCTGCGAATCGGCGCACTCATCTGGGGGCGGCGGGAGGCGGAAAACTGGACGAACCCGCGGGACCCGGTGGACTTCTACGATCTCAAAGGTGATGTGGAACATCTGCTTTCCTGGGCCGGGTTGCGCGGGGTGAGCTACGAACCTCTGCAGGATCCGGTGCTCCATCCCGGCCAGGCTGCGGTGGTGCGGATCGAGGGTGAGTCGGTCGGCCGCATAGGCCGTCTCCATCCCGAAGTCGAAAAGACGCTGGATACGGGCGGGGAGATATTCGTGCTGGAGTTCGAGGCGGATGCACTGCTGCGGCGCGGAGCGCGTGCCCACCAAGGCCTGTCTAGATTCCCCAGTGTGCGTCGCGATCTGGCATTGGTCGTGAGCCGGGAGACCCCGGGCGCTGAGATCCTCCGGGTTATCGAACAAAGTCTTGGAGAAATACTCGTAGACCTTAGACTATTTGACCTGTATCAAGGCAAAGGTATTGATTCTACTGAAAAAAGTGTGGGGGTGGGCTTGACCTTGCAGAAGCCATCAGCCACGCTTACCGACGCGGAAATCGGAGCTCTGATGGACACCACCATCGAGGCTCTGACCCGTCAACTCGGAGCCCGGTTGCGTTAG
- the ihfA gene encoding integration host factor subunit alpha, with the protein MGALTKAQMADRLFEELGLNKREAKEIVESFFDEVRGSLERNEQVKLSGFGNFDLREKGERPGRNPKTGEEIPISARRVVTFRPGQKLKARVEAYAGPESE; encoded by the coding sequence TTGGGTGCTTTAACCAAGGCGCAGATGGCCGACCGGCTCTTCGAAGAGTTGGGGCTGAACAAACGGGAAGCCAAGGAAATCGTGGAGTCGTTTTTCGACGAAGTCCGCGGATCCCTGGAGCGTAACGAACAGGTGAAGCTGTCGGGATTCGGCAACTTCGATCTTCGTGAGAAAGGCGAGCGGCCTGGCCGGAATCCGAAGACGGGCGAGGAAATCCCGATTTCCGCACGCAGGGTGGTCACGTTCCGCCCAGGTCAGAAGCTCAAAGCAAGAGTAGAGGCATATGCTGGACCCGAGTCAGAATGA
- a CDS encoding wax ester/triacylglycerol synthase family O-acyltransferase codes for MAIRLTATDASFLYLESASGPMHISSVYVLEGELPFESVYQHFANRIPLVPAYRRRLAQVPFNIAHPTWVDDPDFDLSQHVLPFQLPGGSSLEDGIDAAAELNEPMLPRDRPLWRVYVISGVPDRTLILQMTHHAMIDGVSGIELTTILYDFDARGDNRAIPEDDWHPEPVPAPAARFTEALRDNFQQMRDRPVTDLIREGAANRSLLGRAFNVISQFVSRPAITAPFNAGVVGPKRRLRYMKKSFSEIREIRRALGGTINDVVLAVVSGAVARYLEEHNETTQDKYIRIMCPVSVRTENESGALGNRVSAIFPMLPAWRMDLLQRLNAVCAEMDRIKKDEEAQALALLTESGNAVWPMAMAPTQLIGTAFDPTRLAAQNPPPILPNFGWRPPNIGLNLVCTNVPGVQVPQYMAGHKVLDTVGLLVLSGNIGFSVTILSYNKELFFNFICEPRLMPDLEVMVDAAQACFDELLTAARTRTEQLRA; via the coding sequence ATGGCCATCCGACTCACTGCCACCGATGCGTCGTTTCTCTATCTCGAGTCTGCGAGTGGGCCAATGCACATTTCTTCCGTATATGTGCTGGAAGGTGAGCTCCCCTTCGAATCGGTCTATCAGCACTTCGCCAACCGGATCCCCCTGGTCCCTGCCTATCGCCGTCGCCTGGCCCAGGTGCCGTTCAACATCGCTCACCCGACCTGGGTGGACGATCCGGACTTCGATCTGAGCCAGCATGTGCTGCCCTTTCAGTTACCCGGAGGATCGAGTCTGGAAGATGGGATCGATGCGGCCGCTGAACTGAACGAACCGATGCTGCCACGCGACCGGCCGCTGTGGCGCGTCTATGTGATCAGCGGCGTTCCCGATCGAACCCTGATTCTCCAGATGACCCACCACGCGATGATCGATGGTGTTTCCGGTATCGAACTCACCACCATCCTCTACGACTTCGATGCTCGCGGTGACAATCGGGCGATTCCAGAAGACGACTGGCACCCGGAACCCGTTCCGGCTCCGGCTGCAAGGTTCACCGAAGCTCTCCGCGACAATTTTCAGCAGATGCGTGACCGACCCGTTACAGACCTCATCCGTGAAGGAGCGGCGAACCGCTCTCTGCTGGGGCGGGCGTTCAATGTGATCTCTCAGTTCGTCTCACGACCGGCGATCACTGCACCATTCAACGCCGGTGTGGTGGGACCGAAACGCCGTCTTCGCTACATGAAAAAATCTTTCTCAGAGATCCGCGAAATACGCAGGGCTCTCGGAGGAACCATCAACGATGTGGTGCTCGCCGTGGTGTCGGGTGCGGTCGCCCGCTATCTCGAAGAACACAATGAGACAACCCAGGATAAATATATCCGGATCATGTGCCCTGTAAGTGTCCGCACGGAAAACGAATCCGGCGCGCTCGGGAATCGGGTCTCGGCCATATTTCCGATGCTGCCGGCATGGCGCATGGATCTTCTGCAGCGTCTCAACGCCGTGTGCGCTGAGATGGATCGCATAAAGAAAGATGAAGAAGCCCAGGCTCTGGCGCTGCTCACAGAAAGTGGCAATGCTGTCTGGCCGATGGCCATGGCGCCCACTCAGCTGATCGGGACAGCTTTCGATCCAACCCGGCTGGCTGCACAGAACCCACCCCCCATACTGCCGAACTTCGGCTGGCGGCCGCCGAATATCGGTCTAAACCTGGTGTGCACCAACGTTCCGGGTGTGCAGGTACCGCAATACATGGCGGGCCATAAGGTACTGGACACCGTCGGCCTGCTGGTGCTTTCCGGTAACATCGGATTCAGCGTGACCATCCTCAGCTACAATAAGGAACTGTTCTTCAACTTCATCTGTGAGCCGCGACTCATGCCGGATCTCGAGGTCATGGTAGATGCTGCACAGGCATGCTTCGATGAACTTCTGACCGCAGCCCGGACACGCACGGAACAACTGCGCGCCTGA
- a CDS encoding YSC84-related protein, translating into MKTQRLAFCFAALLAAGTASVAEAENKYEETRAVFEEAGASGRFFANSYAYALFPTIGKGGIGIGGAHGKGRVYQGGRHIGDTSMTQVTVGFQLGGQAYSMVIFFEDERALREFTSGNFEFGAQATAVAITAGASASASTAGGATAGASGGRNDATTAGEYTKGLAVFTVAKGGLMYEASLGGQKFSYTAVGG; encoded by the coding sequence ATGAAAACGCAACGTCTGGCCTTCTGTTTTGCCGCCCTGCTGGCAGCCGGCACCGCGTCTGTGGCCGAGGCGGAGAATAAATATGAGGAAACTCGTGCCGTGTTCGAAGAAGCCGGTGCCAGTGGACGGTTTTTTGCCAACAGCTACGCTTATGCACTGTTTCCGACGATCGGGAAAGGCGGGATCGGTATCGGTGGCGCACATGGCAAGGGGCGGGTATATCAGGGTGGCCGGCATATCGGTGACACCTCCATGACCCAGGTGACTGTCGGTTTTCAGCTCGGTGGTCAGGCCTACAGCATGGTCATCTTCTTTGAAGACGAGCGGGCGCTGCGGGAATTCACATCCGGTAATTTTGAGTTCGGGGCGCAGGCGACGGCGGTGGCGATCACCGCAGGTGCTTCAGCAAGCGCCTCCACCGCCGGCGGCGCTACCGCGGGTGCGAGCGGTGGCAGGAATGATGCGACGACTGCAGGGGAGTACACGAAGGGGCTGGCGGTGTTCACTGTCGCGAAAGGTGGGCTGATGTATGAAGCCAGCCTGGGTGGTCAGAAGTTTTCCTATACTGCGGTCGGCGGCTAG
- the rpmI gene encoding 50S ribosomal protein L35, whose product MPKMKTDRGAAKRFRRTAKGFKHRKANRNHILTKKAPKRKRQLRGLEANSPSDTRMIRRMLPTKSR is encoded by the coding sequence ATGCCGAAGATGAAGACTGATCGCGGCGCTGCTAAGCGTTTTCGCCGTACAGCGAAAGGGTTCAAGCACCGCAAAGCGAACCGCAACCACATTCTCACGAAGAAAGCGCCGAAGCGTAAACGTCAGCTGAGAGGGCTCGAAGCCAACTCTCCGTCTGATACCCGCATGATTCGTCGCATGCTGCCGACCAAGTCCCGATAG
- a CDS encoding MerR family transcriptional regulator, translating to MLDPSQNDELPPIPGKRYFTIGEVSQLCEVKPHVLRYWEQEFPQLKPVKRRGNRRYYQRQDVIIIRQIRSLLYDQGFTIGGARQRLTGDDAKQDQTQFRLLVKQMIVELEDVLRVLKS from the coding sequence ATGCTGGACCCGAGTCAGAATGACGAACTGCCCCCGATCCCGGGCAAGCGTTATTTCACAATAGGCGAGGTCAGCCAGCTCTGTGAGGTCAAGCCTCACGTATTACGCTACTGGGAGCAGGAGTTTCCCCAGCTCAAGCCGGTCAAGCGCCGCGGCAACCGCCGCTACTACCAGCGCCAGGACGTCATCATCATCCGCCAGATCCGCTCGCTGCTCTACGATCAGGGCTTCACCATCGGAGGTGCCCGGCAGCGTCTGACGGGGGATGATGCCAAGCAGGATCAGACCCAGTTCCGCCTGCTCGTGAAGCAGATGATTGTGGAACTCGAAGACGTATTGCGGGTACTCAAATCCTGA
- the rplT gene encoding 50S ribosomal protein L20: protein MSRVKRSVVSRARRKKVLKQAKGYYGARSRTFKVAKQAVIKAGQYAYRDRRQRKRQFRQLWIIRINAAAREHGLSYSRFIAGLNKASIEVDRKVLADLAVHEKAAFAVLAEQAKAALEADVSQAA from the coding sequence ATGTCCAGAGTAAAGCGGAGCGTTGTCTCAAGGGCGCGCAGAAAAAAGGTTCTCAAGCAGGCCAAGGGTTATTACGGTGCCCGCAGCCGCACATTCAAAGTTGCCAAGCAGGCGGTCATCAAGGCCGGCCAGTATGCTTATCGCGACCGTCGTCAGCGCAAGCGCCAGTTCCGGCAGCTGTGGATCATCCGCATCAACGCGGCAGCTCGCGAACACGGTCTGTCGTACAGCCGCTTCATAGCCGGCCTGAACAAGGCATCGATCGAAGTGGATCGCAAAGTGCTGGCCGATCTGGCCGTTCACGAAAAAGCCGCCTTTGCGGTGCTGGCGGAGCAGGCCAAGGCCGCGCTGGAAGCCGACGTATCCCAGGCTGCCTGA
- the pheS gene encoding phenylalanine--tRNA ligase subunit alpha, which produces MDIQSILSEAERAVAAASDERALDEVRVRYLGKKGALTALLKSLGSLDVEERPKAGAAINAAKEQLQRAISVRKNVFSSEQLAASLAGETVDVTLPGRQREAGGLHPVSQAMLRIEDIFVGAGYGVVAGPEVENDYYNFEALNIPAHHPARAMHDTFYFADGTLLRTHTSPTQVHTMESRKPPIRVICPGRVYRRDSDLTHSPMFHQVEGLVIDRGISFADLKGTVIEFLTRFFEKELDVRFRPSYFPFTEPSAEVDVQCVHCLGQGCRVCSQTGWLEVMGCGLVHPEVLEKSGIDSETYSGFAFGFGVDRLAMLLYEVDDLRLFFENDLRFLRQFN; this is translated from the coding sequence ATGGATATACAGAGCATTCTCAGTGAGGCTGAGCGGGCGGTTGCCGCTGCCAGCGACGAGCGCGCACTTGATGAAGTGCGTGTGCGGTACCTGGGTAAGAAAGGCGCGCTCACCGCACTGCTCAAATCCCTCGGGAGCCTGGATGTTGAAGAGCGGCCGAAAGCGGGTGCTGCCATCAACGCGGCGAAAGAACAGCTGCAGCGCGCCATCAGCGTGCGAAAAAATGTGTTCTCCTCGGAACAGCTGGCCGCCTCACTCGCCGGGGAAACTGTGGATGTCACCCTGCCCGGCAGGCAGCGGGAAGCCGGCGGTCTGCACCCGGTCAGTCAGGCTATGCTGCGGATCGAAGACATTTTCGTCGGTGCCGGATACGGTGTGGTCGCCGGGCCGGAAGTAGAAAACGACTATTACAACTTCGAGGCCCTCAATATTCCCGCCCATCACCCGGCCCGGGCGATGCATGACACCTTCTATTTCGCTGATGGCACGCTGTTGCGCACTCATACCTCGCCGACCCAGGTGCACACGATGGAATCCCGCAAGCCGCCCATACGGGTGATCTGCCCCGGGCGCGTATACCGGCGCGATTCCGATCTGACCCACTCACCGATGTTCCACCAGGTGGAAGGGCTGGTCATTGACCGGGGTATCAGTTTCGCCGACCTCAAAGGCACCGTGATCGAGTTCCTCACCCGCTTCTTCGAAAAAGAGCTGGATGTGCGATTCCGACCTTCCTACTTCCCCTTCACCGAGCCCTCCGCGGAGGTGGATGTGCAATGTGTGCATTGCCTCGGACAAGGCTGTCGGGTCTGCAGTCAGACCGGATGGCTGGAGGTCATGGGGTGTGGTCTCGTGCACCCGGAGGTGCTCGAAAAGTCTGGAATCGACAGCGAGACCTACTCGGGTTTCGCATTCGGATTCGGGGTGGACCGACTCGCGATGCTCCTTTATGAAGTAGACGATCTGCGCCTGTTCTTCGAAAACGATCTGCGCTTTCTGCGCCAGTTCAACTAG
- a CDS encoding GNAT family N-acetyltransferase — protein MSTEFTNYPRTVRLPEGAEVEIRLMAPADRDAVLSFARKLPEEDLLFLRVDLTEEKVVDDWVRNLETGHSTSLVAYDANGLIGYATVHRNQAPWTRRVGEIRVNVGPAYRGKGLGRVLTSQIFDIARELGLNKLVANMPSDQHAAQAAFRQLGFMPEALLADYIEDRNGTVRDLVIMSYNIDGHSNRIAEPLRVR, from the coding sequence ATGTCGACCGAATTCACAAACTATCCCCGCACCGTCAGGCTGCCGGAAGGCGCCGAAGTCGAAATCCGGCTGATGGCGCCGGCCGACCGCGACGCTGTGCTGTCGTTCGCCCGGAAACTGCCGGAAGAGGATCTGCTGTTTCTGAGGGTCGATCTCACCGAAGAAAAAGTGGTGGACGACTGGGTGCGAAATCTGGAAACGGGTCATTCGACGTCTCTGGTCGCCTACGACGCGAACGGCCTGATCGGCTATGCAACCGTGCATCGGAACCAGGCACCCTGGACCCGGCGGGTGGGTGAAATCCGGGTCAATGTCGGCCCCGCTTATCGCGGGAAAGGTCTGGGCAGAGTCCTGACCTCCCAGATATTCGACATCGCCCGGGAACTGGGGCTCAACAAACTGGTGGCCAACATGCCATCCGACCAGCATGCCGCACAGGCAGCTTTCCGCCAGCTGGGATTCATGCCGGAGGCCCTGCTCGCCGACTATATCGAGGATCGCAACGGTACGGTTCGGGACCTTGTCATCATGTCGTACAACATCGACGGCCACAGTAATCGAATTGCCGAGCCGCTGCGGGTGCGCTGA